The sequence GCGGGGTGCCGTTGGAGGAGGTGGCCCGGTGGGCGGATATGTCCCCCGGGACACTGAGGAGCATGCTGACGGCAGGCGGGCAGGAAGACGACGGCTGAGAGCAAGGTGGGACCGGGCGCATCGGCTATTAGCTGATACAGCACTCGTTTGTGGCAGAAACCCTGAAAACAGCGGCACCTGTCAGCGGGAGCGGCTTGGCTGACGCGGGTGATCAGCACAGGAGAGGCCGCCCGGCCCGGGGGCCGGGCGAGGCGAGCGGCCGTGGATCGTCGCAGTGGGTTCGAGGCGGTGTTCCTCGATCCGGTGGGGCAGCCGGTGCAGCAGCGGTGGGCGGATGCCGCCATGACCGTGGGATTCGAGGAGTTGCCGCCGGTGTCGGCGTTCCCGGTGATCCCGGGGCGCCGCTGGGGGCCGGGTCTGTGGTGGTCGGCGACCACCGGGCAGCACGTGGCGGCCGGGTCGAACGCGATGCGCACCCAGCTGATGGTCCTGGACCGCGACCCCGATGTGACCGGGTTCGCGGGGCGTCCGGTGCGGTTGCTGTGGCGCGAGGAGCGGGGCCGGGTGCGTTCCTGGGTACCGCAGCTGTTCGCCCGGTACCGCGACGGCACGGGTCTGCTGGCCGACTGCCCCAGCCACCCGGAGGCCGGCGGCGACCGCGCGGTGAAGGCCGCCGAAGAGGTGAGCGCGGCGTGTGAGGAGATCGGCTGGACCTACCGGCGTCTTGCGCCGCTCGACGACGTCCTGGCCGCCAATCTGAAGTGGCTGGCTGGCTACCGCCACCCCCGCAACGCGGGCCGCCCCGGCCTGACGCCCGCGGTGGTGGAGGCGTTCGCGCGGCCGCGGCCGCTGATCGAGGGCGTCGAAGCGGCCGGCGACCCGATCGAGGTCCTGCCGGCGGTCTTCCACGCCCTGTGGCACGGGCGGGCGACGGCAGACCTGGAGGCGCCACTGCATGAACGCGTCCTGGTCGGTCCTGCGGGCTGGAATGGCCCGGTCACGGCGGGAGGGGCCCGGTGACCGCGCGGCACAACGCCCGGCCATTGGTGAAGGTCGGGGCGCAGGTCCGGTTCCGCGGTGTGAAGTGGCAGGTCGTCGCCCTGTCCGGGCAGGTGATCCATCTCGTCGGCCCGGACGGCGGCGGTGAGGCGGTGCTCGCCGGGTACCTGTTCGCCGACCCCGGCTTCAGCGTCATCGGGGCCGATGTACCGCAGGCGGCCCCGCAGTGGGGGCTGTTCGAGACCGCCCCCGCCGCGGCGCGGGAGAAGGCCATGGCCTGGCAGCGGCACGTGAGAGAAATCGAATGCGGCCTTGCCGACGGGCCCGGCAGCGCTGGAGCGGTGCGGGAGCAGTACGACCCCGCACGGCACACGCTGGCCGAGCGGGAACAGGCCAAAGCCGAAGAGCTGACCGCGCTCGGCTTCAGCCGTGTCTCGCGCACCACGGTGCAGCGCATGCGCCTGGCCTACCGCAAACAGGGACTGTGGGGGCTCCTGGACCACCGCACCACCCGTGCCTCCAGCCCCACCGGGCGTTCCGACGAACGGGTCGTCGCCGCCGTCCGTGAAGCGCTGCGCCGCCGGCGCGGGCGCTCCAAAGGCACCATCAACGGCCTGTTCCCGCTCATCAACCAGATCCTCGAAGATCAGCATGGCCCCGGTACGGTGCCCGTGCCGTCCCAGGCCACGCTGTACCGGCTCGTCACCTCCCTCGCCCGCCCCGGCGAACTGCCCAGCGGTCCGGTCCGCCAGGTGCCCGCGAGTGTCGAGGGGCGGGCCTTCACCCCTGCCACGGCGCTGCGGCCGGGCGAGCAGGTCCAGATCGACACCACCCGCCTGGATGTCCTGGCCCTCTTCGACGACGGGCGCCTGGCCCGGCCCGAGCTGACCATCGCCGTCGACGTCGCCACCCGCGCCATCCTCGCCGCCGTGCTGTGCCCGAGCGCGACCAAAGCCGTCGACGCGGCCCTGCTGCTCGCGGAGATAGCCGTCCCGCACCCGGCCAGGCCAACCTGGCCAGACATCCTGCGCATGGGCCACGCCCGCGCACTCCCCCACCAGCGGCTGGCCACGCTGGACGAGCGGCTGGCCGGTGCGGCGGCCCGGCCGGTCGTCCTGCCCGAGACGATCGTCGTCGACCGGGGCAAGGTCTACGTCTCCCGGGCTTTCACCGCCGCCTGCGAAAGCCTCGGCATCAGCGTCCAGCCCGCCCCGCCCCGCGCCCCCACCGCGAAGGGCATCGTCGAGCGCACCTTCGGCTCCATCAACGCCCTGTTCTGCCAGCACCTGCCCGGCTACACCGGATCCAACGTCACCCGCCGCGGCCCCGACACCGAGAAAGACACCTGCTACAGCGTCACCCAGCTCCAGGACCTCCTCGATGAGTGGCTGGTGCACTACCACCACCGGCCCCACGAAGGGCTGCGCCACCCGATGATGCCCAGGAAGGCCCTTACCCCGAACGAGATGTGGGCCGCGCTCGTCGCCGTCGCCGGATACGTCCCCGTCCCGCTGACCGGGCGCGACTACCTCGAACTGCTCCCCGTGCGCTGGCAGGCCATCACCCCCGGCGGCATCACCATCCACCACCGCACCTACGACGCGGACCTCCTCGCCCCGCACCGCGGCCAGGCATCCCCCGTCGCCGGCCGCGGCGGGAAATGGGAGATCCACTACAACCCCCACGACGTGCGCCAGATCTGGGTCCGCCTTCCCGACGGCGAACTCACCGAGATCCCGTGGATCCACCGCGACCACGTCCACCGGCCCTTCGACGAACGCACTTGGCAGCACATCCGCACCCAGGCGGTTGACGGCAACCACGGTGACGCCGAGCAGTACGAAGCCGGCCTTGCCGATGCCCTCGACCAGCTCATGCGCCGCGTCCACAGCGGTCACGCCACCACAACGGAACGGGCACTCCTGGCCCGCACCGCTCACCTCTCTCTCCCCGCAGCCCGAGATGGGGGCCACGACACCGAAGCACCCACCGACAGCCCGGCGCAGCAAGCCACCGAAGGTAACGACGACAGCATCGACGACCTCGACGGCCTGCCCGACGACGACGTCAGCCCCGCCCCGGCCACCGGATTCGGGCTCTACAACGCACACGAGGAAGCCGACAAGTGGTGAACCCGAGCCCGCCAAACGCGAACAGCACATCAGGCGGTCCCGGCGACAGCGGCGAGGCCGAATTGTCCTGGCCGCTGACCACCTGGCAGGGCTGGCACCGCTTCGCCACCACCGACCCCGTCGCCCCTCCCCGGCCAGGTGACCCGCCCCGCAGCACAGAGGAACGCCTCGCCTACCACTCCAGCTTCGTCACCATCCGCACCCCCGCCATCCACACCCTGGCCACCCAGGTCCGCACCCTGATGATCCTCGGCCGCCACCAGCAGACCACCGCACGGCCCTCCCTCATCGTCACCGGACCCGCCGCAGCCGGGAAAACCACCGCGCTCCTGAACGTCGGGCGTACCTGCCACCTCGCCCACACCCGCAAAAACCCGCCACCACCCGGATCAGCGCACGCCGCGGTACCCGTCGCGTATGTTCTGGTCCCGCCCGGCGCCACCGCGAAAACCCTCATCACCGAATTCGCCCGCTACCTCGGCATCCCCGTGGCCACGCGCATGACCCAGACCCAGATCACCGAAGCCGTCTGCCACACCTACACCCAGGCCGGTGTCCAGCTGGTGATGATCGACGAGATCCACCGCCTCAACCCCCGCACCACCACCGGCGCCCAAACCGCCGACCTGATCAAAGACCTGAGCGAACGCCTTCCAGCGACGTTCGTCTACGCCGGCATCAACGTCACCGACACACCCCTGTTCACCGGCGTGAGAGGCGCCCAACTCGCCGGACGCGCCACCCTCGTCGACTGCGGCCCCCTCCCCGCCCGCCACGGCAAGCGTGAACCCTTCCGCGAGGTCATCACCGACATCGAGAACGCCCTCGACCTCCAGCAGCACAAACCCGGCACCCTCCCCCGCCAAGCCCCCTACCTCCACCAGCGCACCGCAGGCCGCATCGGATCCCTCACCCGACTCATCCGCCAAGCCGCCATCACCGCCATCAGCGACGGCACCGAACGCATCACCAAAACCACCCTCGACACCATCCGCCTCGACCACCTCGCCGAAACCCAACACCGCCCCCGCCGAGGCCGATAAGCCCACCGAGCAAACAGAACAGCCCTGACCAGCACAAACACCAACCGGGCCTTTACACGCCAGAACTACCTACAACACACCCAGCCCCACTCAGCACAGAACACATAACTCCAGCTCAGAAACCCCCACCCACCTGCCCGAGCCGCCAATTCCACCTCTCAGCGAAACAGCAACACCCCAGACCAGCTACCTCGCTTCACACCAACAAGCCCCCCTCCCAGCGTTACCCACCCAGCAGGCACTCGCCGCGATCGACCCCTGGTGGAACCCGCCCTGGCCCATCCTGTGGCAACGCACCTACCACCAAGCCCACACCCACCCCCGCCACCCAGCAGCCCGCCACTGGCTCGACCGACAACGCCGCGCCTGGCCCCTCCTCCACCCCCACCAACAGCACCTCCTGGTCAGCATCGGCATCGCCCCCAACCTGATTCGCTAACGCCCGTACCCGAGCCGAGGCCTGCCCCGACAATGAACAGATGGCCGACGCGCACTTCTTCAACGACGAGCCCTTCCTCGACCACGAGGAAGGACCTGACCTTCTCGGGCACGGACAGTACGCCCAGCATGTGATCAGCCTGCTGGACCGGGTACGAGCCCAGACCGAAACCGGAGTCCTCGCGCTGATCGGCCCCTGGGGCTCAGGCAAGTCCAGCGTCCTGGGCAAGGTGACACGCCGTCTACGGGAGACAGCCAACGATGACGGCTGGCTGGTCGCGGAACTCAACCCATGGCTGTACTCCGACCTGGAGTCGTTGACGCTGGCACTGTTCAGCGAGATCCGCGAAGCCCTCCCGAATGACGGACGGTGGTCCGAGGCGCGAGAGAAGATCGGCGGATTCGGCAAGGCCATCAGTCCTCTGGGGAAGGTCACCGCTCTCTTCGGCCTGGACTCGGAGGGACTGATCCAGGAGGTCAGCAACCGCATCAGCGGCGACACGAGCGCATCCGCCGCCAAACACAAAGCCGAGGACGCCCTGCGCAAAGCGGGCCACCCTGTCCTCGTCGTCATGGACGACCTGGACCGCCTCACCCCCGAAGAGCTCCTCGTCGTCTTCAAGCTGGTACGCCTGGTAGGCCACCTCCCAGGGGTGTACTACCTGATCAGCTTCGACGAACGGACCCTGCTGGACGTCCTGCAACGCAGTGAGCTGGTCGGCAACAGCGAGCCCCGCGCACGCGACTTCATGGAAAAGATCATCCAGGTCCGAATGGACCTTCCCGCGTTCCGCGAGCGCGACGCCGACACCCTGGTCAACCGCTCCCTCTCCGCAGTCCTCGCCTCGCACAGCCTGACCCTGACACCCAACGATCAGGAAAGGCTCTCCGAGGCCTACTACCGGTACCTACAGGCCCGGTTGCGTACCCCGCGGGCCATCAAGCGCTTCTTCGGCCAGGTGGACGCCACCCTCGGCCAGCTCACCGGCAACGTCGACATCGTCGACTTCCTGCTCGTCACCTTCCTGCGCACCAGCGAGCCCCGCGCCTACCAGTTGCTGTGGCAGCACCGAGCCGAACTCACCGGCACCAGCATGGACCTGCCCTCGCACCGCGACGAGCGGCCCGAACAGGGCATCGACCGCTGGCGCATCAGGCTGCAGAGCGCCGGCGTCGCCGAACAGCACCTGGACGGCGTGATCGGCCTGATGGGCATGCTGTTCGCACCAGTCCGGCAGGCTCTCGGCCATGGCATCAACCTTCAGGCCATCGCGCTGCGGCGCGGCATCGGCAGCATCGACTACTTCGACCGGTACATGGTCTTCGGCGTCCCCGACGACGACCTTCCCGAGCACACCCTCGACACCGCCCTGCAGCAACTGGCCGACAACACCCCAGGCACCGAAGCGGACGAATTGCTCCTGCGCCTGCGCGACGACACCCAGCGCATCACCCGCCGCATCGGTTACAAACGCGCCGCCGGCACTCCCCTACCGGCGGCCGCGCTCCTCAAAGCCGCAGCCCCGCAATACGGCCACCTCACCGCCGCCCCGCAAGGGGCTCTCGGCCTGTTCACCGCAGACCGCGCCATGGACTTCCTCGCAAAAGACCTCCTGACCGACCTTGCCGAGCCCGACCGGCCCGCGATCCTCAAGATCATGGCCGAGACCCCTGACGGAGCCGTGCTGGCTGCTCGCACTCTGCAACGCGTCACCGCCCGGAACGACTCCGACAGCCCAGACCACACACAGGCAGCAGCCACCCTCGACTGGATAGATGAGGCCCGCTCACTGATTAGCCACGAGATCGCACGGCACCTCGCCCCCTCCGCAAGCCGGTCCGTCGACGAACTCACCGAGCGGGAGATCACCCTCATCTGGGCATGGCGCCACACCAAACCCGAGGCCGCCCGGACCTGGATCAACCAGCGGCTCGACCAGGCATGGACCACGCTCGACCTCGTCGCCGTACTTCTCCCTCCCGACCGGGCATTGTTCCCCGTCATCAACCACGACACCCTGCAAAGCCTCGACGCGCTCATCGGCCTCGAAGCGCTGCACAACCACCTCGGCCCACTCCTCGACGCCCCCGCAACCAACCCCGACAACTCCCAGGACGAACACCGGACGCGCATCCTCCAGGCACTCCGCGAACACCGCGGCAACGCCCCGAGCAACGGCTGACCACCACCCGACCCACCTCCTGCGGCAAGACGGAGCAGCAAGCCGTGACAGACAGCCCTTTCGCCCCCGCGCCCGAACAATGGCAGCGCCTCTCCTCCGCCCGCCAGGCCTACACCGACGCTGTCAGTCCGTACTACGACGAGACACTGCAAGACGTGACCCACCGTGCGTGTGTCAGCGGGGACATCGGCAAAGCCGACATCGGAGCACTGCTGATGTGGAAACGGCTCAGAGCCGATACGCCCTGGGCCGCCGAACTCATGGCGCTCGCGGACGCCGACGTACGCCGCGTAACGGCCGCAGCCACGATCGCCGCCCGGGACACCACTCTCAGCCGCAGCTCGGCAGCACAAGCCGGCAGAGCAGCCCTGGCCTCGCTACCGGGTTTCCGCACCGGCGACGCCCTCGCCTCCGCCGTCCTCACAGCAGCCGCGCCAGACCGCATGGCCGTCTACGACCGGCGAGCCCACAGCGGGCTGCGCACCCTAGGCATCACCCTCAGCCACGCACCCGGCCGCTACAGCCGCTACATAGAAGCGATCGACCAGCTCCTGGCCTACGCTCCAGCCCCGATCCGCAACTGGACCGCACGAGACATGGACACCGCCCTGTACTGGCTCAACACGACCACATAACAACGCTCAACGAACCTGATCAACACGCAATGAGACTGACCCCACCTGACCAACAACCCCCGAACCTGACAAACCCGCAGCCCAGCTCCCGGCCCAAGGACTCCCGCTCTTCAACCCCCCTATCGTTCCACCCCGCACCACACCCCGGACCAAACTGATCAGCCCAGGCCGACCCACCACCCACTGATCAAAAAAACCGCCCCTGGACAACGCGCTACGGAAGCTCGGCATGGAGTGGGCGTGACACCGGTTGCCGTCGGTCGTTGAGCTGGGCGGTCAAGCGCAGAGTGCAGAGAGGCCCTGGGTGTGATCGCCCAGGGCCTCTTGGTGTCGATCGGGGGAGTCGCGAGTTCGCTGTTCAGATCTGTCCATTAGCCCCACAGGCGTTGGGAGGGTTTCACCATGAACATCGTTGAGAACGTCGCGTCTGGGCTCCTCGTCGCACTGGCTGTCTGGGGTGCCCGGCGGGTCCGGCTCGAATGGCGCCGTCGTCGCACCGCTCGCACTCGACGTAACCCCGCAGCCCGCTGACACAACGAATCCGCACGAGAGAAGGGCAAGGGCGACATGGGACGCCTCGGAGTTATCGAACGGCCGGATCTGCCATCCGGTGCTCGCCGAGATCTCAACCAGGAGCTTCACCTGTTGCATCGCCGGGCCGGGCTGCCCAGTGTCCGGGAGTTGGCCGAGGCGATCGGCAAGAGCCCCAGTGGGGTCCACAATGCGTTCCGGCTGGCGAAGGTGCCCGAACAGCGTCTGACGATGGCGATCGTCGACTGGCTGACTTTGCAGGTCCGCGACTGGGGGGTGGGCATCAGCCAGGCGACTGGTATCGAGAAGGCCCTCCGTCGGTTCGAACGGCTGTGGTATCAGGCCAAGCGCGAGGAGGAGGCGCTTGCCGCCCAGGGGGAGCCGCCTCGCATGTCCGACGCCACTCGGAGGCTGCTGTTCGCGCTCAGCCCGGAGTGCTCTATGTCCCACCCGACCCGGCAGCTCCCTCAGCCCCACGACATCGTCGCCCTGGAGGACCCCGCCGCGGGAAGGACCCCGGCGTTCCTCCGTAAGACCGGCCTGAGGCCGGAGGCCCCCAACCCCTGGCATCTGATCCACCTGTGCCGCAGCTGCCGGCGCCGCCGCGAAGCCGGTGAACTCACCGAAGCAGAACTCCGTGCGGCCCGCTTCGCTCTGGACCGGCGCCCGGGCGCGGCCCGGCACTACGCCGCCTACCACGACCAAGTGCTCCTCGGCGCCGAGGAGGCCATCGACATGAACGTCTTGGGGCGGGTCCAAGTGATCATCATGGCCGATCCGGAGGTGGCAGCACCCCCGTACACCCTCAATCATGGAGAGCTTGTGGTCGACCGCTCCCGCGGTTCCTTGGACTGGGGAGACCACCCGTGTGAAGACGAGCACTAGCTGTATTGCCCTGTGAGGTTGGGGACGCGGCTGGCGGGTGGTTGGCCTTTCAGCGCGGTGTGTCCGCGGTGGTGATTGTAGGTGTGCAGCCAGCTGGGGAAGGCGTCGCGTCGTTCCTGCTCTGAGTGGTAGGGGCGGACGTAGGCCCATTCGTCGAGCAGGGTGCGGTTGAGGCGTTCGACCTTGCCGTTGGTCTGTGGCCGGTAGGGCCGGGTTCGCTTGTGGGTGATCCCGGCCGCTGCCAGGAGGTCGCGCCAGGCGTGTGACTTGTAGCAGGCGCCGTTGTCGGTCAGGACCCGTTCGGCGGTGATCCCGTGGGCCGCGTAGAACGTCTGGGCGCGGGTCCGGAACGCGGTGGCGGTCTCCATTCTTCTCGTCCGTGTGGATCTCGCTGTAGGCGAGGCGGGAGTGGTCGTCGACGGCGGTGTGAATGTAGCTGTGGCCGGCGTTCGAGCGGGTCTTGCGGCCTGCTTGCCGGCCGAGGGCCTTGTGGCCGCCGCCGTCGGGGATGTTGCCGAGCTTCTTGATGTCGACGTGGACGAGTTCGCCCGGCCGGTCACGTTCGTAGCGGCGTATGACACGGCCGGTGGCCCGGTCCAGGTGGGTGAGGCGGGCCAGGCGGTAGCGGGTCAGGACGCGGTGGAGGGTGGAGGGCACCAGCCCGAGCAGGTGCGCGATGCGGGCCGGTCCCCACCGGCGCAGGACCCGGACCTTGATGATCCGGCGTTCGGTGCGGGTCGGGGTCCGCCGAGGGCTGGTGTGCGGACGGGAGTAGCGGTCGGTCATGCCGGCTTCGCCGGACCGGCGGTAGCGGTCGGCCCATCGCCGGGCCGTGGTCGGTGAGACCTGAAAGCGTTCGGCGGCCCGCCGCAGGGGCCAGTTGTCCTCGACGACGCAAGCGGGCCAGACGCAGACGGCCGGTCTCGGTCAGGGGTGCATTACGGTGGACCACGAGGGCCTTTCTGGTCGGTGCAGATGTCGCAATCCACACCGAACCCGGAAGGCCTTCACCCATTCAAGATCCCTCAGCCGAGACCTACCTCACCCGTCCACAACCTCCCAGGACAGAACACCTAGCGGTCCACCGCGTCCATGAACGGCGGTTTTCCACGCCTGAACTCGCAAGTTTCCCACCGCCGGAGTCAGACCATGCGTCGGTAGATCGAGGTCTCTTGGCACATGGGTGTCTCTGCCTTCGCGTACGGGTGGAGTGTCTCAGAGCTGCGGGTCGAGGCCGAACTGGTTCATCAGGTCGGTGAAGAGGTCGTGGGTGGCCTCATCCAGTGCCGTGTCGCTGGATGTCGGGGGCAGGACCGCGGTGACGGGCTGGATGCGGTGCGGGCGGCGGGCATAGGCGGGGATGCTCATGAAAGCCCCGCCATACTCGGAGACGACCGCTGTCAGGGGGGCGGATCCTGTGCTGGAGGCGATGGCCGCGGTTAGGTGCAGGGCGCTGTCCGTCCTGGCTCTGCGGGCCAGTTCCAGGCAGAGAGCAGTGAAGTCCTCGCAGCAGGCCCTGGTGAAGTCCCGGTGCATGAGGAGGCTGCCCTCGGCTGGAGGAGCTCGCCCGGCACGCCGGCTACAGCTTCTCCGGTGTGCGCACCGCCTACGACTAGAAGGAGGTCCAAGGCGTCGCCGAGCAGATCGGCCGGGCACCGAACCAGCGAAGCCGCCACAATGCTGCCGGGGGTACAACGGGATGAGGTTCATTCCATCTGTGCTGGGTTCGAACCTGGCGGTGGTGTCGGCCTGGCTCAGGGCGAACGCTATGGTCCTTGGCCGTGGACGCTACTGATCTTGACTACCGCGCCCGGACGAGGTCCGGCTGCATCCCGCCGGAGCTGGTCTCGCGGCTGCTCGAGCGAGGCCATGACGACGTGGTGGAGTTGCAGGCCGGACGCGGGGAGTGGTTCTGCGCGCTGGCGTGGGCTCGGGTGCTGAGTGGTCAGGGTCGAGAGGCCGACGCGTGGGAGGCGCTCGCCCCGTACGTGGCAACGGGCTGGTGGACGGCTGTTGTTGCCGCGGCCGAGTTGCTGGAGGGCTGGGGCCGCATCGACGAGGCGATCGACGTCACCCGGATCCGTATGGAAGCCGGGCACCCGATGGCCTTGGAGGCCTACGCGAGATTGCTTGCCCGGCACGGCCGCGCCGAGGAGGCGTTCAACCTGCTCGTGCCGCACGTCGACGACTGGGTGCTCGCCACCACCTTGGTCGACGTCGCCTCCGTTGCCGGCCGCGACGAGGAGGCGGTCGCGCTGCTCGCCGCCCGGATTCGGGCCGACCACTGCTGCGACGGCCCATGGTGCTGCCGCGGCCTTGATCCCGACACGGCGCTCGGCCTGCTCGCGACGATCCGCGAGCGCCAGGGCCACATCGTTGAGGCCATCGCTCTGCTCCGCCGCCGACAAATCACCTCGGTCAACGGCCGAGACCAACTCGCCGGCCTGTTGGCGCGGCACGGCCGGATCGAGGAACTGCGCGCCTACGCCGCGCTGGACGGACATGGGGAGGCCGTACAGCAGCTGGCGGAGCTGCTGGAGGAGGACAGCGACGTGAAGGGCGCGATCGCCGTATACGGGCAGGCCGACGGCCCAGCGGCCCGGGACCCGAACGCGGCCTACGAGCTCGCGCAGCTCCTGACCCGAAACGGACGGGGCGCAGACGCGATCGCCGTGATGCGCGCCCAGGCCGACGCCCACCCCAACGACGACTGGATTCTCCACGCCCTGTCCGAGCTGTGCCTGGGACAGGATCGTCCCGCCGACGGCCTGGCCCACCTCGACGCCCTCGACGCCCAGCGCGGGGGTGAGGGCGAGTGGGAGCTGTACTGGATGCGATTGCCGCTGATCGCCGCCTGCAGTGGGATCGACGAGGCGGTTAAACGGGCCCGGGCTCACCCCGAAGGCAACACCTGGTACGCGGCGGAACACATTGCACACCTCTTCGCCGGTGCCGGGCGCATTGAAGAAGCCGTCGCCGTTCTCCGACAGCACGACCGTAGGAACAGCCACGACCTCGCTGGCTACCTCGTCGACCTCGGCCGCGTTGAGGAGGCCCTGACCACTCTCCTCCACAAGACCCCGCCACCGGTCGTGCCAACGACACACCTGTGGTCCGAAGAGCCACCGTTCTGAAGCCCTGCCCAAGTACGGGCAACGATGGCCCGTCATTCGCCGACCGAGGAGGCGTCCATGCGGTTGACGGCAGCCAGCGGCTGGGCACTCAGTCATGTGGGGTGCTGCCTCGTGAGAGTCCGGCTGGGGCCCGTCCGTCTGAGGCGGCCAGCGGTGCGGCCCCGGCGTGCGAAGGGCTGCGGACGGGCTCCGCATCCCATGATGCCCTCGGTCGCGGCATGGAGGCGTGGCATGGCCGGGGCCGGCCCGAGCACTCGTAGAGCGGCGTCCTCGGATCTCCGGACGGGGGCCACTGCGGCGGGGGCTTGGGTGCAGGAAGTTCCTTGGACGACGGTGCGGTGTCATCGGGCTACGCCAGGGCGACGGGCTGAACTGTGTCGTCGGCCCAGTTGCCCTCGAAGAGGAGTGCGAGCAGATGGTCGTGCTCGACGGGCAGCCGGCCCGCACGCTTCTTCGTACGGGCCTTGGCCAGCCACAGGCCGATCTGCACCTTCTCGCCGTCCACGGTGATCGCTTCGCGGGCGGTGGCGGCGCGGCCTCCCCGGTGGACGAAGAGTTCGAGGAGCTGCACGGTCTGGGCGAAGGTGCGGCGCGTTCGGCGGGGTGGGGCGAGCGGGGTGAAGGGGCAGGGCGGGGACCCATGACTCGACCCTCCCGCCATGTCCTAGTTGCTGGGCGCCGGTGTCGGCATCCCCTCGGCCGGGACCCCCTCTTGGGTCACCGCGAAGGATGGGTGGACCTCGCATTCCTCCGGCATCTCGTCGGCAGGAACCGCGCACCTAGAAGGATCGACTGCGGGCTCATTCCGCGAGACCTGTTCCTGCTTGACCTCCTCCTTCACGGACTCCGAACCGCGGGATGACGGAGCGTCACCCGAAGAGGCCGAGCAGGCCGCTGAACCCAACAGTGCGAGCAGAACGATGACTGCAGAAGCGGCAGCGGCGCGGACACGCATGAAAAATCCCCCAAAGCAGACGTACTGGCATGGCGCTCGCCAGCCGATCAACCATGCCACCACACACCGCGTTGATGGCATGGAAAATGTGAAGTAATTGTGCACACAGATGGCGTGTGTACGGGAAAACGGGCAAGCACCATACTGAAGCTTCCCCTTGATCATGGACACCTGGAGACCGCGACCTGAGGTTCCAGAGGAAGTAGCACCAGGTGGGAAGCAAGCACACGAACCGGTACACCGAGGAGTTCAAGCGGGACGCGATTGAGAGAGCGACCGGTGACCATGTTGTACCGGTTGATCCATGCGGAGAACGGAGAAGGCGAACTACCCGATCGTGCTGTTGTGCCGGGTGCTGCACGCGGCCCGCTCCTCCTCCTACTACGCCTG comes from Streptomyces sp. Mut1 and encodes:
- a CDS encoding KAP family P-loop NTPase fold protein, with amino-acid sequence MADAHFFNDEPFLDHEEGPDLLGHGQYAQHVISLLDRVRAQTETGVLALIGPWGSGKSSVLGKVTRRLRETANDDGWLVAELNPWLYSDLESLTLALFSEIREALPNDGRWSEAREKIGGFGKAISPLGKVTALFGLDSEGLIQEVSNRISGDTSASAAKHKAEDALRKAGHPVLVVMDDLDRLTPEELLVVFKLVRLVGHLPGVYYLISFDERTLLDVLQRSELVGNSEPRARDFMEKIIQVRMDLPAFRERDADTLVNRSLSAVLASHSLTLTPNDQERLSEAYYRYLQARLRTPRAIKRFFGQVDATLGQLTGNVDIVDFLLVTFLRTSEPRAYQLLWQHRAELTGTSMDLPSHRDERPEQGIDRWRIRLQSAGVAEQHLDGVIGLMGMLFAPVRQALGHGINLQAIALRRGIGSIDYFDRYMVFGVPDDDLPEHTLDTALQQLADNTPGTEADELLLRLRDDTQRITRRIGYKRAAGTPLPAAALLKAAAPQYGHLTAAPQGALGLFTADRAMDFLAKDLLTDLAEPDRPAILKIMAETPDGAVLAARTLQRVTARNDSDSPDHTQAAATLDWIDEARSLISHEIARHLAPSASRSVDELTEREITLIWAWRHTKPEAARTWINQRLDQAWTTLDLVAVLLPPDRALFPVINHDTLQSLDALIGLEALHNHLGPLLDAPATNPDNSQDEHRTRILQALREHRGNAPSNG
- a CDS encoding TnsA-like heteromeric transposase endonuclease subunit, coding for MDRRSGFEAVFLDPVGQPVQQRWADAAMTVGFEELPPVSAFPVIPGRRWGPGLWWSATTGQHVAAGSNAMRTQLMVLDRDPDVTGFAGRPVRLLWREERGRVRSWVPQLFARYRDGTGLLADCPSHPEAGGDRAVKAAEEVSAACEEIGWTYRRLAPLDDVLAANLKWLAGYRHPRNAGRPGLTPAVVEAFARPRPLIEGVEAAGDPIEVLPAVFHALWHGRATADLEAPLHERVLVGPAGWNGPVTAGGAR
- a CDS encoding Mu transposase C-terminal domain-containing protein — translated: MTARHNARPLVKVGAQVRFRGVKWQVVALSGQVIHLVGPDGGGEAVLAGYLFADPGFSVIGADVPQAAPQWGLFETAPAAAREKAMAWQRHVREIECGLADGPGSAGAVREQYDPARHTLAEREQAKAEELTALGFSRVSRTTVQRMRLAYRKQGLWGLLDHRTTRASSPTGRSDERVVAAVREALRRRRGRSKGTINGLFPLINQILEDQHGPGTVPVPSQATLYRLVTSLARPGELPSGPVRQVPASVEGRAFTPATALRPGEQVQIDTTRLDVLALFDDGRLARPELTIAVDVATRAILAAVLCPSATKAVDAALLLAEIAVPHPARPTWPDILRMGHARALPHQRLATLDERLAGAAARPVVLPETIVVDRGKVYVSRAFTAACESLGISVQPAPPRAPTAKGIVERTFGSINALFCQHLPGYTGSNVTRRGPDTEKDTCYSVTQLQDLLDEWLVHYHHRPHEGLRHPMMPRKALTPNEMWAALVAVAGYVPVPLTGRDYLELLPVRWQAITPGGITIHHRTYDADLLAPHRGQASPVAGRGGKWEIHYNPHDVRQIWVRLPDGELTEIPWIHRDHVHRPFDERTWQHIRTQAVDGNHGDAEQYEAGLADALDQLMRRVHSGHATTTERALLARTAHLSLPAARDGGHDTEAPTDSPAQQATEGNDDSIDDLDGLPDDDVSPAPATGFGLYNAHEEADKW
- a CDS encoding TniB family NTP-binding protein gives rise to the protein MTTWQGWHRFATTDPVAPPRPGDPPRSTEERLAYHSSFVTIRTPAIHTLATQVRTLMILGRHQQTTARPSLIVTGPAAAGKTTALLNVGRTCHLAHTRKNPPPPGSAHAAVPVAYVLVPPGATAKTLITEFARYLGIPVATRMTQTQITEAVCHTYTQAGVQLVMIDEIHRLNPRTTTGAQTADLIKDLSERLPATFVYAGINVTDTPLFTGVRGAQLAGRATLVDCGPLPARHGKREPFREVITDIENALDLQQHKPGTLPRQAPYLHQRTAGRIGSLTRLIRQAAITAISDGTERITKTTLDTIRLDHLAETQHRPRRGR
- a CDS encoding tetratricopeptide repeat protein codes for the protein MDATDLDYRARTRSGCIPPELVSRLLERGHDDVVELQAGRGEWFCALAWARVLSGQGREADAWEALAPYVATGWWTAVVAAAELLEGWGRIDEAIDVTRIRMEAGHPMALEAYARLLARHGRAEEAFNLLVPHVDDWVLATTLVDVASVAGRDEEAVALLAARIRADHCCDGPWCCRGLDPDTALGLLATIRERQGHIVEAIALLRRRQITSVNGRDQLAGLLARHGRIEELRAYAALDGHGEAVQQLAELLEEDSDVKGAIAVYGQADGPAARDPNAAYELAQLLTRNGRGADAIAVMRAQADAHPNDDWILHALSELCLGQDRPADGLAHLDALDAQRGGEGEWELYWMRLPLIAACSGIDEAVKRARAHPEGNTWYAAEHIAHLFAGAGRIEEAVAVLRQHDRRNSHDLAGYLVDLGRVEEALTTLLHKTPPPVVPTTHLWSEEPPF